The Thermoanaerobaculia bacterium genome contains a region encoding:
- a CDS encoding type II toxin-antitoxin system prevent-host-death family antitoxin, giving the protein MDAITYTTVRANLASAMDRVCDDHEPLIITRNGERSVVMLSLEDFKALEETAYLLRTPANARRLLAAVAQLESGKGVERKLGD; this is encoded by the coding sequence ATGGATGCCATCACCTACACCACTGTTCGTGCCAACCTCGCCAGCGCGATGGACCGCGTCTGCGACGACCACGAGCCCCTGATCATCACGCGCAACGGCGAGCGCTCCGTCGTCATGCTCTCGCTGGAAGATTTCAAGGCGCTCGAGGAGACTGCCTACCTCCTGCGCACGCCCGCCAACGCCAGGCGACTCCTCGCCGCCGTCGCCCAACTGGAATCCGGCAAAGGTGTCGAGCGGAAACTGGGCGA